The Stygiolobus azoricus genome window below encodes:
- a CDS encoding acetyl ornithine aminotransferase family protein gives MESRKIVEESEQFLATSTRELPLVLDRGEGVWLYDVDGNKYLDFTSGIGVNNLGWPSHPEVIRAAEAQMKKLAHSMGNDFYNVPQLELAKKLVQLTPGEFPKKVFFSNSGTEAVEASIKLIKQSDPKRKYLIAFIGSFHGRTFGSLSLTASRPVQKYLFGPTLPGVFHIPYPNPFRNPWHINGYEDPDSLINAVLEYLESWVFAHLVDPEEVAGIIFEPIQGEGGYVVPPKGFFSQLEKTARKYGIYLIDDEVQMGMGRTGKMFAIENFNSTPDVITLAKALGGGLYPIGATVFRKDLDFKKKGMHSNTFGGNAVACAIGVKTLEIVKELLPRVNELGKLFQEELTQMKVDDVRGLGLAWGIEFVRGERKEPDTKTRDKVIEESFKKGLLLLPAGKSAIRIIPPLVISEEEAKVGLSILKEVINSLR, from the coding sequence ATGGAGAGCCGGAAAATAGTAGAAGAATCGGAACAGTTCTTAGCTACCTCTACACGAGAACTACCGTTAGTTTTGGACAGAGGGGAAGGTGTGTGGTTATATGACGTTGATGGTAATAAATACCTAGATTTTACCTCAGGAATTGGAGTAAATAACCTAGGTTGGCCATCTCACCCTGAAGTCATAAGAGCAGCGGAAGCACAAATGAAGAAGCTAGCCCACTCTATGGGGAACGACTTTTATAACGTCCCTCAGTTGGAGTTAGCCAAGAAGTTAGTACAACTAACTCCGGGTGAATTCCCCAAGAAAGTGTTCTTTTCTAACAGCGGAACAGAGGCTGTAGAGGCTTCCATCAAATTAATTAAACAATCCGACCCTAAGAGAAAATACCTAATCGCGTTTATTGGTTCCTTCCACGGCAGAACTTTCGGTTCTCTATCCCTGACCGCCAGTAGGCCAGTGCAGAAGTACTTATTCGGTCCCACTTTACCGGGAGTATTCCACATACCTTACCCGAACCCATTCAGGAACCCGTGGCACATAAACGGGTATGAGGACCCCGATAGTCTAATAAACGCGGTTTTAGAGTACTTAGAGTCTTGGGTCTTCGCCCACTTGGTAGATCCAGAAGAAGTCGCCGGTATAATCTTTGAACCCATACAGGGTGAAGGCGGTTATGTAGTCCCGCCTAAGGGTTTCTTTTCACAGCTGGAAAAGACGGCGAGAAAGTACGGTATATACCTTATAGACGATGAAGTACAAATGGGCATGGGTAGGACGGGGAAAATGTTCGCAATAGAGAACTTCAACTCTACTCCAGATGTGATCACTTTAGCTAAGGCTTTAGGTGGAGGACTTTATCCTATCGGCGCTACAGTGTTCAGGAAAGACCTAGACTTCAAGAAAAAAGGAATGCACAGTAACACTTTCGGCGGTAATGCAGTAGCTTGTGCTATAGGGGTAAAAACGTTAGAGATTGTGAAAGAGCTCTTACCTAGAGTTAACGAGTTAGGCAAGCTTTTCCAAGAAGAGCTTACGCAAATGAAAGTAGATGACGTAAGAGGGTTAGGGCTTGCTTGGGGTATAGAGTTCGTGAGAGGTGAAAGGAAAGAGCCTGACACAAAGACGAGGGACAAAGTGATAGAAGAGAGTTTTAAGAAGGGATTATTACTCCTTCCCGCAGGAAAATCTGCGATAAGGATTATACCTCCCCTAGTGATCAGTGAGGAAGAGGCAAAGGTAGGTCTCTCCATCTTAAAGGAGGTGATTAACTCATTGCGTTGA
- the wrbA gene encoding NAD(P)H:quinone oxidoreductase has protein sequence MRRVRETLYPELIEKFHVPIETNNNIPEVSLEDLKWADGLAIGSPTRYGNMAGGMKTFLDTTAPLWSSGVLYGKPVTFFTEASTIHRGHETTILTMSTYAYHFGMIIVPLGYAIPEISSTTTGGSPYGASHLGSKKELDENERKIARFQGRRLAQVARKLKCP, from the coding sequence ATAAGAAGAGTTAGAGAAACCTTATACCCTGAATTAATAGAAAAGTTTCACGTTCCTATTGAGACCAATAATAATATACCTGAGGTGAGTTTAGAAGACCTTAAATGGGCTGATGGGTTAGCTATAGGTTCTCCAACTAGATACGGGAACATGGCTGGAGGAATGAAAACATTCCTAGACACCACTGCTCCCTTGTGGAGTTCTGGAGTGTTATACGGTAAACCGGTAACTTTCTTCACTGAAGCGTCTACAATTCACAGAGGACATGAAACTACCATCCTAACTATGTCAACTTACGCCTATCACTTCGGCATGATTATAGTACCCTTAGGTTACGCAATCCCTGAAATATCTTCTACTACCACTGGAGGGAGCCCTTATGGTGCCTCGCATCTAGGTTCTAAAAAAGAGTTAGACGAAAATGAGAGAAAGATAGCGAGATTTCAAGGGAGAAGATTAGCCCAGGTAGCGAGGAAGCTCAAATGCCCGTAA
- a CDS encoding PadR family transcriptional regulator, which produces MSELIAKQRGRLRSMILWLLYQSPKRGIDIIDDIYKMTWGFWKPSPGSVYPLLSKMEEEGLIRKIDGEKYTITDKGIKEIEGIIPLKHRSSIIDAIEELEGLATFFAEADKTQLSQYKERIEKALRKIEEVIKGG; this is translated from the coding sequence ATGAGTGAACTAATAGCAAAACAAAGAGGAAGACTAAGATCAATGATACTATGGCTACTCTACCAATCGCCTAAGAGAGGAATAGATATCATAGATGACATATATAAGATGACATGGGGCTTCTGGAAACCTTCACCTGGATCAGTATACCCCCTGCTAAGCAAAATGGAAGAAGAAGGATTGATCAGAAAAATCGACGGTGAGAAGTACACCATAACCGATAAGGGAATTAAAGAGATTGAAGGGATTATACCTTTAAAACACAGAAGTAGCATTATCGACGCAATAGAGGAACTGGAAGGATTAGCAACATTCTTCGCTGAAGCAGACAAGACACAACTCTCTCAATACAAGGAAAGAATAGAAAAGGCGTTGAGGAAAATCGAGGAGGTGATAAAAGGTGGGTGA
- a CDS encoding ATP-binding cassette domain-containing protein — MGEAIKAINLTKAFGKLVAVDHINFEVREEEIFGFLGPNGAGKSTTIKMLTTVLKPTEGTAIVNGYDIIKDPAGVRRSIGVVPQEFTADEDLTGWENMMMMAGLYGINKDVAKERAKELLDMVELTQAMNRKVETYSGGMRRRLEIAMSLISRPKILFLDEPTLGLDAQTRNAIWNYIMKLKREYGMTIFVTTHYLEEADLYADRIAIIDHGKILAIGSPKELKESIGGDVVTLTTSNDDEAMKLLQNLDGVLDVKKVDGMLRIKAKNGEETAPQILERLIKNGLKVSRMSITKPTMDEVYMEYTGRKMRDEEGDSREAFLMRRTLRRARG, encoded by the coding sequence GTGGGTGAGGCGATAAAGGCAATAAACCTCACTAAGGCTTTTGGTAAGTTAGTAGCAGTCGACCATATAAACTTCGAGGTTAGAGAGGAAGAAATATTTGGCTTCCTAGGACCTAATGGTGCTGGAAAATCAACCACCATAAAAATGCTTACTACAGTACTAAAGCCTACGGAGGGGACTGCTATAGTTAATGGCTACGATATAATCAAAGACCCAGCAGGAGTGAGGAGATCCATTGGAGTAGTTCCACAAGAGTTCACAGCTGACGAGGACTTAACAGGCTGGGAGAATATGATGATGATGGCGGGACTATACGGTATAAATAAGGACGTAGCTAAGGAGAGGGCTAAGGAACTACTCGATATGGTAGAGCTGACACAAGCCATGAACAGAAAAGTAGAGACATATAGTGGAGGAATGAGGAGGAGGTTAGAAATAGCAATGTCTTTGATAAGCAGACCTAAAATTCTATTCTTGGACGAACCAACTTTGGGTCTAGACGCTCAAACCAGAAACGCAATTTGGAACTACATTATGAAGCTTAAGAGGGAGTACGGAATGACTATCTTCGTCACTACTCACTACCTAGAGGAGGCAGACCTTTACGCTGATAGGATAGCTATAATCGACCACGGCAAGATACTTGCTATTGGATCGCCAAAAGAGTTAAAGGAAAGTATAGGCGGTGACGTGGTTACATTGACTACCTCGAACGATGATGAGGCTATGAAATTGTTACAGAATCTCGATGGGGTACTGGATGTTAAGAAAGTCGACGGCATGTTGAGGATAAAAGCGAAGAACGGAGAAGAGACTGCCCCTCAAATTCTTGAGAGGTTAATAAAGAACGGGTTGAAGGTGTCTAGAATGTCCATAACAAAGCCTACAATGGACGAGGTCTATATGGAATATACGGGTAGAAAGATGAGAGATGAAGAAGGGGATTCAAGGGAGGCTTTCCTAATGAGAAGGACTCTTAGGAGGGCGAGGGGGTAA
- a CDS encoding ABC transporter permease, translating into MVEEIQQRREEVNNSPFHGLWTLTNRELKKWYKAPVILLLSIVQPIFWIALFGKAMNLQSLFSGTSLSIPGLNIPKSVIDQIGQEILKQTFGTTDYFSYLAAGMLSFIVLFTSMQSGMSMVWDRRLGVLDRLLTTPVPRGNIIMSKVLSSVIRSLVQATIVLAVAVLLGMSFYPGINVFDFLGAYAALFLMSFGLSSLFLVIAIRATSWQSQMSVMNLLNLPLLFTSNAFYPIKSMPSWLKPVAEVNPLTYSNAVIRDMLLGIQTNLTIDFIYLVVFAIILSGIGIVLSWKYLSS; encoded by the coding sequence ATGGTTGAGGAAATACAACAAAGGAGAGAAGAGGTAAACAACTCTCCATTCCACGGTCTCTGGACTTTAACAAATAGGGAGTTAAAGAAGTGGTATAAGGCTCCAGTTATCCTCCTTCTATCTATAGTACAACCGATATTCTGGATAGCACTTTTCGGAAAGGCTATGAACCTACAGAGTTTATTCTCAGGAACTTCTCTTTCAATACCAGGGTTGAACATACCGAAAAGCGTAATTGACCAAATAGGGCAGGAGATATTGAAACAAACTTTCGGTACAACAGATTACTTTTCCTACCTCGCTGCGGGAATGCTATCATTCATTGTATTGTTCACTTCAATGCAGAGCGGTATGTCAATGGTATGGGATAGAAGGTTAGGAGTATTGGATAGGCTTTTAACAACCCCAGTACCGAGGGGTAACATAATCATGAGCAAAGTCTTGTCTTCTGTGATCAGGTCATTAGTACAGGCTACTATCGTATTAGCTGTAGCAGTGCTGTTAGGGATGTCCTTTTACCCTGGAATAAACGTCTTTGACTTTCTAGGAGCTTACGCCGCTCTATTCCTGATGTCCTTCGGACTTTCCTCCCTCTTCTTAGTAATTGCCATTAGAGCAACCTCATGGCAGTCTCAAATGTCTGTGATGAACCTACTCAATCTACCGTTACTATTTACCAGCAACGCGTTTTATCCTATAAAGTCGATGCCCTCCTGGTTAAAGCCAGTTGCTGAGGTAAACCCGTTAACTTATTCAAATGCAGTAATAAGGGATATGCTACTAGGTATACAAACAAACCTAACAATAGACTTCATTTACCTCGTTGTGTTTGCCATAATCCTATCCGGAATCGGTATAGTCCTATCGTGGAAATATCTCAGCTCTTAA
- a CDS encoding CRISPR-associated DxTHG motif protein has product MGLENAKRILVVATWGLPSPWRKVNYLLEVKPPSIEEWGKYSEWQPYDGKPIPSYSTTVALIKALEESGWSTKALIFGLETLTSSSAGGDNEKKDVNQKHSEIVGRLCGNIPSCLRDAAREILNLWVKKYFEDMMDKVAGIHILPGAGVYNITCNSGKRVFKYNNSPLLFSFLFEYIVFKSLLELKPDAVILDITHGVNYMPSLAIRSIERPVKVYSALSSGEVGLAVTNSDPVQQNTQESTIHFVMVKRISEEPLPLLREISDIVIENAKGKLYYMRRPEKPQSIGLKSLDELKQKVKTLKEDLKVISKAYDYGLALYLIEKLTQEYDVKIPDFEEIVWNECNIESKDSEVTISREYILDQDLIMSIIYAKDLLSKVRQSIGKEINYTVINNEYNLYSIECLKKICIKYIGKLLLEYELDSIRENIKELLTGDQIYPPASDGYAVIKAGLPHML; this is encoded by the coding sequence ATGGGTTTAGAGAATGCCAAAAGGATACTTGTGGTTGCTACATGGGGCCTGCCCTCCCCATGGCGAAAGGTTAATTATCTTCTCGAGGTCAAGCCCCCAAGTATTGAGGAGTGGGGGAAGTACTCGGAATGGCAACCCTATGATGGGAAGCCCATCCCCAGCTACTCCACTACTGTAGCGCTTATAAAAGCTCTTGAGGAGTCTGGCTGGAGTACTAAGGCCCTCATATTTGGGCTCGAAACACTCACCTCCTCGAGCGCGGGCGGGGATAATGAGAAGAAGGATGTGAACCAAAAGCACTCTGAGATCGTTGGGAGGTTATGTGGTAATATCCCATCGTGTTTAAGAGATGCTGCCCGCGAGATCCTCAATTTATGGGTTAAGAAGTACTTTGAGGATATGATGGACAAGGTTGCGGGGATCCATATTCTTCCTGGTGCTGGTGTCTATAATATAACCTGTAATTCTGGGAAGAGGGTTTTTAAATATAATAACTCTCCACTATTATTTTCATTTCTCTTCGAATATATAGTATTTAAGAGTCTGCTCGAGCTAAAACCGGACGCTGTTATTCTGGATATAACCCATGGTGTGAATTACATGCCATCCCTAGCAATAAGATCTATTGAGAGGCCTGTCAAGGTCTATAGCGCTCTATCTTCGGGAGAGGTTGGGTTAGCTGTGACAAACTCTGATCCTGTTCAACAAAACACTCAGGAATCCACGATCCATTTCGTTATGGTTAAGAGAATTTCTGAGGAGCCCTTACCCCTCCTCAGGGAGATCTCAGATATTGTTATTGAGAATGCTAAGGGAAAGCTCTACTATATGAGGAGACCCGAGAAACCCCAGAGCATTGGATTGAAAAGTCTAGATGAACTTAAGCAAAAGGTTAAGACCCTCAAGGAAGACCTTAAAGTTATAAGCAAGGCATATGATTATGGGCTAGCACTGTACCTGATCGAGAAGCTTACCCAAGAATACGATGTGAAAATACCAGATTTCGAGGAAATAGTTTGGAATGAGTGTAACATAGAGAGCAAGGATAGTGAGGTAACTATATCGAGAGAATATATTCTAGACCAAGACCTGATCATGAGCATAATATATGCAAAGGATCTACTTAGCAAAGTCAGGCAAAGCATTGGAAAAGAGATTAACTACACAGTAATCAACAACGAATATAACCTATACAGCATAGAATGTTTAAAGAAGATATGCATTAAATACATTGGAAAACTACTACTAGAATACGAGCTAGATAGTATAAGAGAAAACATAAAGGAACTCCTAACGGGGGATCAGATTTACCCTCCCGCCTCTGATGGCTATGCCGTCATCAAGGCAGGGCTCCCCCACATGCTCTGA
- a CDS encoding MBL fold metallo-hydrolase yields MSTLRPQLTLTEGSITLEIYGGYREIGGNCIVIKDRDKKIVFDNGIRFQVLRKYYRGSIRPLGINELRSIGAIPPLNVFENIDALYISHFHLDHLGLLGALPPGTRVYVPSISILETIEEWYRASSTWLAELPRKLHIEVIELIPHREDERGVTPIPVSHSAYPSYALVYNGYDKTIFYSGDFRVSGPLGPRINTTDNIDRVLGSGSADIALLEGTNIGGIETPIGSEEFRSILNKVLMGSGLAMISIDPLDFELLTAISELASLNGRTVVISSSRLVDILPQWLSSAFNANNLMLAVASDLEKPSLAPVDYVSLKHDVLKDPGGFLLVQEPIGFLEMLRRMRIWGEELPNGAIAILTTPEPLEAEAEVEEKTLAYWLYMLGVHVYRIRLSGHYYPHELKNILNTVKPKKLIPIHTRHPSLVLKLANSR; encoded by the coding sequence GTCAACCCTGAGGCCGCAACTGACCCTAACTGAGGGCTCGATAACCCTTGAGATCTATGGTGGGTATAGAGAGATTGGTGGAAACTGTATAGTCATCAAGGATAGAGATAAGAAGATAGTTTTCGATAATGGTATCAGATTCCAGGTCCTTAGGAAATACTATCGCGGGAGTATACGGCCTTTAGGCATAAACGAGCTGAGAAGCATTGGTGCCATACCCCCGCTAAATGTGTTTGAGAATATCGATGCACTCTACATATCTCATTTTCATCTAGACCACCTAGGGTTGCTTGGAGCACTACCTCCCGGAACCAGGGTCTATGTTCCATCAATAAGCATACTGGAGACGATTGAGGAATGGTATAGAGCATCATCTACATGGCTGGCAGAACTGCCTCGCAAGCTACATATAGAGGTTATTGAGCTAATACCACACCGAGAAGACGAGCGTGGTGTAACACCTATACCAGTAAGCCATAGTGCTTACCCTTCCTACGCACTAGTCTACAATGGGTATGACAAGACGATATTCTATAGTGGTGACTTCCGAGTTAGCGGGCCACTAGGCCCCAGAATTAATACCACAGATAATATAGATAGAGTTCTTGGCTCCGGGAGCGCTGACATTGCTCTATTAGAGGGCACCAATATAGGGGGTATAGAGACACCTATAGGTTCTGAAGAATTCAGGAGCATACTAAACAAGGTTCTAATGGGAAGCGGACTAGCGATGATCTCAATTGATCCTCTAGACTTCGAACTACTGACAGCAATCTCAGAGCTGGCATCACTTAACGGCAGAACAGTTGTCATATCATCCTCTAGGCTGGTCGATATTCTCCCGCAGTGGCTTAGCAGCGCATTCAATGCGAATAACTTAATGCTAGCTGTAGCCTCTGATCTAGAGAAGCCATCCCTAGCACCAGTAGACTACGTTAGCCTGAAGCACGACGTGTTAAAGGATCCAGGTGGCTTCCTGCTGGTACAAGAGCCCATAGGCTTCTTGGAGATGCTTAGGCGGATGAGGATTTGGGGAGAGGAGCTACCAAACGGCGCTATAGCAATCCTAACCACACCAGAACCCTTAGAGGCTGAGGCAGAGGTCGAGGAGAAAACCCTTGCATACTGGCTATACATGCTAGGAGTACATGTCTACAGAATAAGGCTCTCCGGACACTATTACCCACACGAACTAAAAAACATACTAAACACAGTAAAACCGAAGAAGCTAATACCAATACACACTAGGCATCCAAGCCTAGTACTCAAACTAGCAAATAGTCGATAA